The Desulfuromonas versatilis genome has a segment encoding these proteins:
- a CDS encoding transposase — protein sequence MPYDPDIHHRRSFRLKGYDYSRSGAYFVTICVQNRECLFGEIADGMMVLNDAGQMVTKWWQELTNKFPTVRPGISVVMPNHFHGIVWIVGADLRVRPAPRIRTGLEIGPNSNHGKNQGAHVGAPLPEIVQWFKTMSTNAYINGVKNHN from the coding sequence ATGCCTTACGATCCCGATATTCACCACCGTCGCTCCTTCCGTTTGAAAGGGTACGATTACTCGCGATCCGGTGCCTATTTTGTGACAATTTGCGTGCAAAACCGGGAATGCCTGTTCGGGGAAATCGCGGATGGGATGATGGTTTTGAACGACGCCGGACAGATGGTTACAAAATGGTGGCAGGAATTAACGAATAAATTCCCCACCGTCCGCCCCGGCATCTCTGTGGTCATGCCCAACCATTTCCACGGAATCGTTTGGATCGTAGGGGCGGACCTGCGTGTTCGCCCTGCCCCGCGCATCCGCACCGGTCTTGAAATCGGTCCCAATTCCAATCATGGCAAAAACCAGGGCGCACACGTAGGTGCGCCCCTACCGGAAATTGTTCAATGGTTTAAAACAATGTCCACCAACGCCTACATCAACGGCGTGAAAAACCACAATTGA
- a CDS encoding DUF4197 domain-containing protein encodes MRRQITACLVLCSLMLSSCGGSPVDRLKNGVNALGEQATALGLKRAMGVGVREVVNRLGQVGGYLDNPLVRLVVPPPFLLAADLLRMGGTLVQKDPVEAGLNLAAERAAPLAGPILLAALEQTSVPTMRELLNAGETAATDYLRKQTEGKLVEVFQPAISATLAETGALEQYRKVMEGAKDLQPAEQPAEGTVAEPAVSLEQYATTQAIDGLFKLLGSEEQRIRQGPEFGDLGLLPGK; translated from the coding sequence ATGCGGCGGCAGATTACCGCGTGTCTGGTGCTGTGTTCCCTGATGCTCTCCTCCTGCGGCGGTTCCCCGGTGGACCGTCTCAAAAATGGCGTGAACGCTCTGGGCGAACAGGCCACGGCCCTGGGGCTGAAACGGGCCATGGGGGTGGGGGTCCGCGAGGTGGTGAACCGGCTGGGTCAGGTCGGCGGCTATCTCGACAACCCCCTGGTGCGGCTGGTGGTGCCGCCGCCGTTTCTGCTGGCGGCGGACCTGCTGCGCATGGGCGGCACCCTGGTGCAGAAGGACCCGGTGGAGGCCGGCCTGAACCTGGCCGCCGAGCGCGCGGCGCCGTTGGCGGGGCCGATTCTGCTGGCGGCGCTTGAGCAGACCTCGGTGCCCACCATGCGTGAACTGCTGAATGCCGGGGAGACGGCCGCGACCGACTACCTGCGCAAGCAGACCGAGGGGAAGCTGGTCGAGGTCTTTCAACCGGCGATTTCCGCGACCCTGGCCGAAACCGGGGCGCTGGAGCAGTACCGGAAGGTCATGGAGGGCGCCAAGGACTTGCAGCCGGCCGAACAGCCCGCCGAGGGGACCGTGGCCGAACCCGCGGTCTCCCTGGAGCAGTACGCCACCACCCAGGCCATCGATGGCCTCTTCAAGCTGCTCGGCTCCGAAGAGCAGCGCATCCGCCAGGGGCCCGAGTTCGGGGACCTGGGGCTGCTGCCCGGCAAGTGA
- a CDS encoding OmpA family protein produces the protein MKSSRLCCLALAWLLCGVLAASAWAENRPGAFTLTPFVGGQLFEGDQRIEDELTYGLGLGFNLTRRWGMELAGSYVDTAFESPASGDVKALAYHLDVLYNFMPSSAFVPYLAIGGGAITFDPDGGGSETEALGNYGFGLKSFFTDNLALRFDARHLLYEANSDLEHNLLMNLGLNLNFGGAKAAPPPRPEPEPPRDSDGDGVYDDHDRCPGTPSGVRVDARGCPLDSDGDGVADHLDKCPGTPKGAPVDNRGCPLDSDADGVADHLDQCPGTPKGTMVDETGCDLKFTLHIEFDTDKAQIRPEYHAELAKAAEFTQKYQAPTFLIAGHTDNVGSADYNAELSLRRAESVRRYLIEKFGIPAERLVARGYGLTKPVADNRSAEGRQKNRRVEVICCVVIPE, from the coding sequence ATGAAATCTTCCAGGTTGTGTTGTCTGGCCCTGGCATGGCTGCTGTGCGGGGTGCTGGCCGCCTCGGCCTGGGCGGAGAACCGGCCGGGCGCCTTCACGCTGACGCCTTTCGTCGGCGGGCAGCTGTTCGAGGGCGACCAGAGAATCGAGGATGAATTGACCTACGGGCTGGGCCTGGGCTTCAACCTGACCCGGCGCTGGGGGATGGAGCTGGCCGGAAGCTATGTCGACACGGCCTTCGAGTCCCCCGCCTCGGGCGATGTCAAGGCGCTGGCCTACCACCTGGACGTGCTTTACAACTTCATGCCGAGCAGCGCCTTCGTCCCCTATCTGGCCATCGGCGGCGGCGCCATCACCTTCGACCCGGACGGAGGCGGCAGCGAGACCGAGGCCCTGGGCAACTACGGCTTCGGCCTGAAGAGCTTTTTCACCGACAACCTGGCCCTGCGCTTCGACGCCCGCCACCTGCTCTACGAGGCGAACAGCGACCTGGAGCACAACCTGCTCATGAACCTCGGGCTGAACCTCAACTTCGGCGGCGCCAAGGCGGCGCCCCCGCCCCGCCCGGAGCCGGAGCCGCCGAGGGACAGCGACGGTGACGGGGTTTACGACGACCACGACCGCTGCCCCGGCACCCCCTCGGGGGTGAGGGTGGACGCCAGGGGCTGCCCGCTGGACAGCGACGGCGACGGCGTGGCCGACCATCTCGACAAATGCCCCGGCACCCCCAAGGGGGCGCCGGTGGACAACCGCGGCTGCCCGCTGGACAGTGACGCGGACGGGGTGGCCGACCACCTCGACCAGTGCCCCGGCACGCCCAAGGGGACCATGGTGGACGAGACGGGGTGCGATTTGAAGTTCACCCTGCACATCGAGTTCGACACCGACAAGGCGCAGATCCGCCCCGAGTATCACGCCGAGCTGGCCAAGGCGGCGGAGTTCACCCAAAAGTACCAGGCGCCGACCTTCCTGATTGCCGGCCACACCGACAACGTCGGCAGTGCCGACTACAATGCCGAACTGTCCCTGCGCCGGGCCGAAAGCGTCCGCCGCTACCTGATCGAGAAGTTCGGGATCCCCGCCGAGCGGTTGGTGGCCCGCGGTTACGGCTTGACCAAACCCGTGGCCGATAACCGCAGCGCCGAGGGGCGGCAGAAGAACCGCCGGGTGGAGGTCATCTGCTGCGTGGTGATCCCCGAGTAG